A window from Thiosulfatimonas sediminis encodes these proteins:
- the tnpC gene encoding IS66 family transposase yields the protein MKTMPNLHQLSADQLRTLAAQLLVQVEEKDQRIAANAKAIQQKELKIDQLTYELAYLRRLKFSHKSEQISALQMTLLDEVTDADIAAIESELESLKDKTDTAQPKKKPKRQPLPENLPRLEIRHDPESTTCSCGCQLRHIGEDVSEKLDYLPGSSQVERHIRSKWACDACETLVQKPMPPQIIDKGLPTSGLLAHLLIAKYADHLPLYRQAQIFERAGVKLPSSTLAEWVGVCGVQLEPVAQALKDFLLTQPVLHADETPVPMLKPGNKKTHKAYLWAYTNPANAQHKAVYYHFSEGRNGKFAREVLQDWKGLLVCDDYSGYKASFKQGVSEVGCMAHARRKFVELHESGKSTIAIQAIELMGQLYAIEKDSQSLPPDERQEIRKQKSKPIMDLLLKWLQVHREKVPKGGATEKAIHYSLKRWDALSRYLGDGRLPIDNNWVENQIRPWALGRKNWLFAGSLRSGQRAANIMSLIQSAKNNGLDPYAYLKDVLERLPTHKASQIDQLLPHNWQPSNR from the coding sequence ATGAAAACAATGCCAAACCTCCATCAACTCTCTGCTGACCAGTTACGAACACTGGCGGCGCAGTTGTTGGTTCAGGTTGAAGAAAAAGACCAACGCATTGCGGCCAATGCCAAAGCCATTCAACAAAAAGAGCTTAAAATCGATCAACTCACCTATGAGTTAGCCTATCTCAGACGTCTAAAATTCTCACACAAAAGTGAACAGATCAGCGCCTTACAGATGACACTGTTGGATGAAGTGACCGATGCCGACATTGCCGCGATTGAATCGGAACTGGAATCTCTCAAAGACAAAACCGACACAGCGCAACCAAAGAAAAAACCTAAGCGTCAGCCGCTACCCGAAAACCTACCTCGTCTTGAAATCCGTCATGATCCCGAATCCACCACCTGTTCATGTGGCTGTCAATTACGCCATATTGGTGAAGACGTCAGTGAGAAGCTGGATTATCTGCCCGGTAGCTCTCAAGTGGAACGTCATATTCGCTCCAAATGGGCGTGCGATGCCTGTGAAACTCTGGTTCAAAAACCGATGCCCCCACAAATCATTGACAAAGGTCTGCCCACCTCTGGGTTACTCGCACATCTGCTCATCGCCAAATACGCTGATCACTTACCGCTGTATCGTCAAGCTCAGATCTTTGAACGGGCCGGTGTTAAATTACCCAGTTCCACTTTAGCCGAATGGGTCGGCGTCTGTGGTGTTCAACTTGAACCGGTGGCTCAAGCACTCAAAGACTTTTTGCTGACGCAACCGGTCTTGCACGCCGATGAAACCCCAGTGCCCATGCTCAAGCCGGGGAATAAGAAAACCCATAAAGCCTATCTGTGGGCCTACACCAATCCAGCCAATGCACAACATAAGGCGGTGTATTACCACTTTAGTGAAGGACGAAACGGCAAGTTCGCAAGAGAGGTGCTACAGGATTGGAAAGGATTGTTGGTGTGCGATGACTATTCAGGGTACAAAGCCAGTTTTAAGCAAGGCGTGAGCGAAGTCGGTTGCATGGCGCATGCCCGTCGTAAGTTCGTGGAACTGCATGAAAGCGGCAAAAGCACGATTGCCATTCAAGCCATTGAACTAATGGGGCAACTTTACGCCATTGAAAAAGACAGCCAATCCTTGCCACCCGATGAGCGACAGGAAATCCGGAAGCAGAAATCCAAACCGATCATGGACCTGTTACTCAAATGGTTGCAGGTCCATCGAGAAAAAGTGCCCAAAGGTGGGGCAACGGAAAAAGCGATTCACTATAGCCTGAAACGTTGGGATGCCTTAAGCCGATACCTTGGAGATGGCCGCCTGCCCATCGATAATAACTGGGTAGAAAATCAAATCCGACCTTGGGCGTTAGGTCGCAAGAACTGGCTGTTTGCCGGCAGTCTACGCAGTGGTCAACGTGCGGCGAATATTATGAGCTTGATTCAATCAGCTAAAAATAATGGTCTGGATCCTTACGCCTATCTCAAAGATGTGCTTGAACGCTTGCCCACCCATAAAGCCAGTCAAATCGACCAACTCCTACCGCATAACTGGCAACCTAGCAACCGGTGA
- the tnpB gene encoding IS66 family insertion sequence element accessory protein TnpB (TnpB, as the term is used for proteins encoded by IS66 family insertion elements, is considered an accessory protein, since TnpC, encoded by a neighboring gene, is a DDE family transposase.), whose amino-acid sequence MIRIDHYWLATEPMDMRAGPDTALARVIAVFGEAKPHHAYLFANKRGNRMKILIHDGLGIWLCARRLNQGKFHWAELWRGDSVTLSPEQCLALVQGLPWQRLETSLSLS is encoded by the coding sequence ATGATTCGCATTGATCATTATTGGCTGGCGACTGAACCCATGGATATGCGTGCAGGACCCGATACCGCATTAGCTCGTGTCATTGCCGTGTTTGGTGAGGCCAAACCCCATCATGCGTATCTGTTTGCCAATAAGCGTGGCAATCGAATGAAGATACTGATCCACGATGGCTTAGGCATCTGGCTGTGTGCTCGACGTTTGAATCAAGGTAAATTCCATTGGGCTGAACTGTGGCGGGGCGATTCCGTGACACTCTCCCCTGAACAATGTCTGGCACTGGTGCAAGGCTTGCCTTGGCAACGGCTCGAGACTTCCTTATCACTGAGTTAG